In Natronocella acetinitrilica, the following proteins share a genomic window:
- a CDS encoding YihY/virulence factor BrkB family protein: MPDLTAVSRVGFYWYAILRDTISLWLERNAFAAAGSLAFYTLFSLAPVVIIAVTMIGLIFGEDAAQGQIVAQLESAIGEDAASAVEGAVNQSRMEEAGLLPTIIGVGALIIGATTVFAQMQNSLNGIWNVVAKPSRSGILIFVKNRALSLTIALSIGFVLMVSLVFGVALRAVINFAGDWIPIPGQVLSGSEFVISLVMISLLFAAIFKVLPDVVLSWRDVMLGSVVTALLFSLGRYGIATYLAYTAPASAYGAAGSLVLLLLWVYYSSLILMFGAAFTKVHLLARGKPIIPRNLAVRVRNEIVEETE, translated from the coding sequence ATGCCTGACTTGACCGCGGTGTCCCGGGTTGGTTTCTACTGGTATGCCATCCTGCGGGACACCATCAGCCTGTGGCTGGAGCGCAATGCCTTTGCGGCCGCGGGCTCGTTGGCGTTTTACACGCTGTTCTCGCTGGCGCCGGTGGTGATTATCGCGGTGACCATGATCGGCTTGATTTTCGGTGAGGACGCGGCCCAGGGTCAGATCGTCGCCCAGCTCGAGAGTGCCATCGGTGAGGATGCCGCCAGCGCAGTGGAAGGGGCCGTGAACCAGTCCCGCATGGAAGAGGCCGGGCTGCTGCCGACGATCATCGGCGTGGGCGCGCTGATCATTGGCGCCACCACGGTATTCGCGCAAATGCAGAACTCGCTGAACGGGATCTGGAACGTGGTCGCCAAGCCCAGCCGCAGCGGCATCCTCATCTTCGTCAAGAACCGGGCGCTGTCGCTGACCATTGCCCTGTCCATCGGCTTCGTGCTCATGGTGTCGCTGGTGTTCGGCGTGGCGCTGCGGGCGGTCATCAATTTTGCGGGGGACTGGATCCCCATCCCCGGCCAGGTATTGAGCGGTTCCGAGTTCGTCATCTCCCTGGTGATGATCTCACTGCTGTTCGCGGCCATCTTCAAGGTGCTGCCGGACGTAGTGCTGAGCTGGCGGGACGTGATGCTGGGGTCGGTGGTCACCGCGCTGCTGTTCTCCCTGGGCCGCTACGGCATCGCCACCTATCTCGCCTACACCGCCCCGGCGTCCGCATACGGCGCTGCGGGCTCGCTGGTTTTACTGTTGCTGTGGGTATACTACTCTTCGCTGATTCTCATGTTTGGCGCGGCGTTCACCAAGGTGCACCTGCTGGCCCGGGGCAAGCCCATCATTCCCCGTAACCTGGCGGTGCGGGTGCGTAACGAGATCGTGGAGGAAACAGAGTGA
- a CDS encoding Glu/Leu/Phe/Val family dehydrogenase, whose protein sequence is MPSTPHTSTDLFDDASSRLEEIFKRLAVDDDVRERLAQPALSLQVSVPVRMDNGELRVFTGWRVQYDTTLGPAKGGIRFHPDVDLMEVTTLSFWMAIKCAVVGLPYGGGKGGVQVDPKKLSRLELERLSRAYIRAIADVIGPDRDIPAPDVNTNPTVIGWMSDEYDAIARAKTPAVITGKPVELGGSLGRVESTGRGALQVLNIWARRMERKPEDLTIAIQGFGNAAYHFARLAKEDGYTIVALSDSKGAILNRKGLDPDRIWKEKTRNINLQELVYCDDSVTCLADEAEAIDQEALLALDVDVLVLAALEDQIHEDNVDDVRASAILEIANGPVTSKADAALAKRDVPVLPDVLANTGGVIVSYLEWIQNRTGDYWDEATVNERLRARIEQEADRVFALANEEGVSYRTAAYLQGMKRIAAGIMRRGHDHGPD, encoded by the coding sequence ATGCCCTCGACACCTCACACATCCACTGACCTGTTCGACGACGCCAGCTCCCGGCTGGAGGAAATTTTCAAGCGCCTGGCAGTCGACGACGACGTCCGCGAGCGGCTGGCGCAGCCGGCCCTGTCGCTGCAGGTCAGTGTGCCGGTACGCATGGACAATGGAGAGCTGCGGGTGTTCACCGGCTGGCGCGTGCAGTACGACACCACCCTCGGGCCCGCCAAGGGCGGCATACGCTTTCACCCCGACGTAGACCTGATGGAAGTCACCACCCTGAGCTTCTGGATGGCCATCAAGTGCGCCGTGGTGGGCCTGCCCTACGGTGGTGGCAAGGGCGGCGTGCAGGTCGACCCCAAGAAGCTGTCGCGGCTGGAGCTCGAACGCCTGTCCCGCGCCTACATCCGCGCCATCGCCGACGTGATCGGCCCGGATCGGGACATCCCCGCCCCCGATGTGAACACCAACCCCACGGTCATCGGCTGGATGTCGGACGAGTACGACGCCATCGCCCGGGCCAAGACACCCGCCGTCATCACCGGCAAGCCGGTGGAGCTGGGTGGCTCCCTGGGCCGGGTCGAATCCACCGGCCGGGGCGCGCTGCAGGTATTGAACATCTGGGCCCGGCGCATGGAGCGCAAGCCCGAAGATCTCACCATCGCCATCCAGGGCTTTGGCAACGCCGCCTACCACTTCGCCCGGCTGGCGAAGGAAGACGGCTACACCATCGTCGCCCTGTCCGATTCCAAGGGGGCGATTCTCAATCGCAAGGGGCTGGACCCGGACCGCATCTGGAAGGAGAAGACCCGCAACATCAATCTGCAGGAACTGGTCTACTGCGACGACTCCGTGACCTGCCTGGCGGACGAGGCCGAGGCCATCGACCAGGAGGCGCTTCTGGCGCTGGACGTGGACGTGCTGGTGCTGGCCGCCCTGGAGGACCAGATTCACGAGGACAACGTGGATGACGTACGCGCCAGCGCCATCCTCGAGATCGCCAACGGCCCCGTCACCAGCAAGGCGGACGCCGCACTCGCAAAGCGCGACGTGCCCGTACTGCCGGACGTGCTGGCCAATACCGGCGGCGTGATCGTGAGCTATCTGGAATGGATTCAGAACCGCACCGGCGACTACTGGGACGAGGCCACGGTCAACGAGCGGCTGCGCGCGCGGATTGAGCAGGAGGCAGACCGGGTATTCGCCCTCGCGAACGAAGAAGGGGTGAGCTACCGCACCGCCGCCTACCTGCAGGGCATGAAGCGCATCGCGGCCGGCATCATGCGTCGCGGCCATGATCATGGACCAGACTGA
- a CDS encoding RHS domain-containing protein — MRTITTLLLALLLGATETVTDYHNDALGSPVAATDEAGDVLWTQDYDAWGVTLQPHDNRRWYTGPERDEDTALT, encoded by the coding sequence ATGCGAACCATCACCACACTGCTGCTGGCGCTGCTGCTCGGCGCCACGGAGACCGTCACCGACTACCACAACGACGCGCTGGGCTCGCCGGTGGCTGCCACCGACGAGGCGGGCGACGTGCTCTGGACCCAGGACTACGACGCCTGGGGCGTGACGCTGCAGCCCCATGACAACCGCCGCTGGTACACCGGTCCCGAGCGGGATGAAGACACCGCGCTCACATAG